A region of the Mesoterricola sediminis genome:
CAAGGACTACATCGAGACCACCTGCCGCGAGGACGGCGCGTGGCGGGGGGACATTGCCGGCAACCCGGTGGATCCCGAACTGGCCCGCCAGGGCCTGCCCAAGGAGGAGCCGGGCACTCCCCGTCCCCTGCCCGGCCTTTGATACCTGCGGACGGCGCCCCTGCCGTCCGCTTTTCCGGAGTTCCCATGAAAGCCCACGTGCTGACGATCCTGCTCGCCACCGGCCTCGGGGCCGCGGCCCAGCAGCCGCCTCCCACCCCACCGCCCGATCGGCCTACCCACGAAGGGCGCACCCATAAGCACGCCCAGGACCAGGGCGCGGCCGATGCCGACACCGCCCTTGCCCGCCAGATCCGCAAGGAACTGAAGGAGACCAAGGGCCTCAGCGCCAAGGCCCGGGCCCTCAAGGTGGCCGCCAAGGGCGGCCAGGTCACCCTCCGGGGGACCGTGGCCACCGCCGAAGAAAAGGACCAGGTGGAGGCCATCGCCCGCCGCCTGGCCGGAGAAGGGAAGGTGACCAGCGAGGTGAAGGTGAAGAAGGCCCCCTGATCCGCGTTCGTCGCGCGCCCAACCCCCGCGCGGTTTCCCGCCCATCCGTGATCTCCGTCCCCGGGAATCCCGGTAGGCTGGAGGCATGCAGTTCGCGGGTTCTTGGGCACGGTGGATCCTCCTGGCGGCACTCGGGGCGGGGGGGCTGGCGCAAGGCGTCGAACCCCCGTCCCCCTCCGCCGCCGCCATGGCCTTCGCCGAGTCCCTGCCCGGCCTGGATGCCTTCACCGTGCTGTCCCTGTACCGGGGCTGGCGCGTGGGGGCCGTGTCCAACCGCGGCCAGGGCGGGCGCCCCGCCACCCAGGTCTTCGCGCTGCGGAAGGAAGGCGCCCGGTGGAAGCGCGCCTACCTGGAGTCCTTCGAGGACGCCTACAACGTGCGCGTCGAAGCAAGGCCCGGCGTCCACTACAAGGGGGCGCCGGTGGTGTTCGTGTGGATGCAGTACGGGGCGGCGGGCGAATCCCTGGCCGTCTACGGCATCCGCCGCCGGGAATTCACCCGGCTGCAGACCCTGTCCGCCGCGAGCTTCAGCTGGCATGACGGGGGGCCCGTCCTCCTGGCCCACCCGGCCGAAGGGGATCGGCCCCAGACCGCCTACCGCTGGACCGGCACCCAGTTCGTGGAGACCGAAGGCGCGGCCCCGCAGGGAGGGACCCATCGCGGGGCCGCGTCGGGCGCGGCTTCCGGCCGGTCCTGAAAGGCATGGCATCAGCCCGGCTGTTCCCAGGGCCGCCAACGTGCCATACTGGGTCCGTTGCGATGTGCGCAACGAACCAACACTTCAGGGCGGGGTGAAAGTCCCCACCGGCGGTAGGACGCGGCCCTCAGGCCCGTCGAGCCCGCGAGCGCCCGCAGCAGCGGGGACAGCAGATCCGGTCGAACTCCGGAGCCGACGGTCATAGTCCGGATGAGAGAAGGAGGGGCACCATGCCTATGGACCGTGTCGAAGCCGCCATCCAAGCCTTCAAGGAAGGGCGGGCCGTCGTGCTCGTGGACGATCCGGACCGGGAGAACGAGGGGGACCTGATCATCCCCGCGGAGACGCTCAACGAAGAGATCATGGCCATGATGATCCGCGAGTGCAGCGGCATCGTGTGCCTCTGCATCGACGACGCCACCGCGCGCCAGCTCGACCTGCCCCAGATGGTGAGCCACAACAACAGCAAGAACGGCACGGCCTTCACCGTGTCCATCGAGGCCAAGGAGGGCGTCACCACGGGCGTCTCGGCCCACGACCGGGTGGTGACCATCCAGACCGCCATCCGCCCCGGGGCGCGCCCCGACGACCTGGCCCGGCCCGGCCACGTCTTCCCCCTCCGGGCCCACAGCGGGGGCCTGGCCTGCCGCCGGGGCCACACCGAAGGGGCCATCGAACTGGCCCGTATGGCCGGTTTCCGCCCCGCCGCAGTCCTTTGCGAACTCATGAACCCCGATGGCACCATGATGCGCGGCCGGACCCTGGCGTGGTTCGCGGAGCGCAACACCTTCCCCCTCCTGTCCATCCAGGACCTCGTGGAAGCCCAGCGTCCCGGCACCAACCTGGCGTAGCCAGGCGCCCAGCTACGGACACGCCGTTCCGTCGCGCCGCGTCCACTGGACGCCGCGCTTCGCCAGGTCGCGCCGGATGAAGTCCCAGCACCCGGCCTTCATGCCCACCACCTCGGGCGGGGCCACCCCGGGCTCGGACCACAGGCCCTCGGCCACGAGGCGCACGGTGGCCGTGCAGGTGTAGCCGGTGGTCCGGGCCATGCTGGTGGTCCCGGTGGCGCGGTCGTAGCGGTCCAGGAGGTCCCAGGTCTCGCGCACGGGCCTGCCGTCCTTCTCCCCCGCGACGATCACGCGCATGACGGTGAAGTCCTCGTCGCCCTCCCCCATCTGCCACAGGGGAAAGAGGAGGCGGGTGGTGAGGTCCATGGGCGCCACCGGCACCCCGTTGAGCTCGACGGGCTCGGTGGAGAAGAACCCCGCCTCCCGCAGCATGCGCATCTTCTCGATGTGGCCGGGGTAGCGGAGGGTCTTCTCCTTCATGAAGGGCGCCTTCACGGTCCGGATGATGCTCCGCAGGCCGTCGGTGTTGAAGGCCTCCAGGGTGCCGATCCCGGGGAAGTCCATGAGTTCCGGCTCGCTGAGGGCCGGCATCACGATCTCCTGGCCGTGGGCCACGTACCGGGCGGGGCGGGTGTACTCCTCCACCACGTCCACGGGGGAGAAGCCGGCCTTGTACTCGAAGGGCCAGGTGCGGACCACGGGCAGGCCGCCCACATAGCATTCGAAGGAGGTCACCCGGTCCACCCGGCGGACCACGTCCCCGAGGATGAAGTTGTCGCAGCCCGGGGCCACCCCCGCGTCCATCACGGCGACGAGGCCCTTGTCCCGGGCGAGGCCGTCCAGGCGGAAGGGGTCCTCGGGGAAGAAGGAGATGTCCACCATGGGCCGGCCCGCCTCCAGGACGGCCTGGAGGGTGGTGAAGCCCATGAAGCCGGGCACGGCGCCCACGGCGAGGTCGCAGCCGGCCACCGCCTCCTGCACGGCGCCGGGCTGGGCCAGGTCCGCCAGGTGGGTGCGCAGGCCCTTGGCGGCCAGGCGGTCCAGGGCGACATGGGAGCGGTCGGCCACCGTCACCTCGAAGGCGCCGTCCTGGGCCAGGTCCAGGGCCAGGGTGGCCCCCACGCGGCCGGCGCCGAGCACGCAGATCCTCTTCATGGAAGGCCTCCGGGAGATGCGCCAGTGTACACCTGCCCTGGTAGGCTGGAACCATGGACGGTCTCGTGAAAGCCCATCTGGATCATCGACGCGCCTGGCAGGATTTCGACTACTGCTACCCGGTCATCTCCCGGCGCAGCAAGGGCGTGAGCCTGGGGGTCAACCTGAACCCCGACAAGGTGTGCAACTTCGACTGCGTCTACTGCGAGGTGGACCGGACCACGCCCCCGCGCCGGAAGGACGTGGACCTGGACCAGCTGGCCCGGGAGATGGAGGTCCTCCTGGACCTGGTCCAGTCCGGCGAGCTGTTCCAGGTGCCGCCCTTCGACAGCGCCGCCCCCCACCAGCGGCGCCTCAACGACATCGCCTTCTCCGGCGACGGGGAGCCCACCACCCTCCGGGCCTTCCCCCAGGCCGTGGCCCGCATGGCGGCCCTCCGCAGCCGCCGGGGCCTGCGGGACCTGAAGCTGGTGCTGATCACCGACGCCTCCCGCCTCCAGGCCCCCGAGATCCAGGAAGGCCTGGAGATCCTCATGGACAACGGGGGCGAGGTCTGGGCCAAGCTGGACGCCGGCACCGAGGCCCACTACCAGGCCATCGACCGCTCCAAGGTGCCCTTCCAGCGCATCCTGGACAACCTGGCCGAAACGGCCGCCCGCTGGCCCATCGTGATCCAGACCCTCTTCCTGGCCTGGCAGGGGCAGGGCCCCTCCGACGCCGAGGTGGAGGCCTACATCGGGCGCCTGCAGGCCATCCGCGCCCGCGGCACCCTGGCGGGGATCCAGATCTACACCGTGGCCCGCCCGACCCCGGAGCCGGAGGCCCGGCCCCTGCCGGCCACCGACCTCGATCGACTGGCGGCCCGGGTCAAGGACGCCCTGCCCGACGTGGCCCTGGAGGTCTTCTACGGCCCCGCCTAGGCGCCTCCTCGCGGGCCTGGCCGGCCTGGGCCTCCTGGCCCTCGGCCCCGGTCCGGCCCGGCCTGGCCCGGCCCAGCCCCCGCCGGCGGCCCCGGTGGAGGTGGCCCGGATCGAGCTGGCCGCCGTGGGCGATGTCCTGATGCACCAGGATGTGAAGGCCTCCGCGGCCCAGGCCCCCGGCGGCCTCGGCGACCTGTGGTCCGAGGTCACGCCCCGCTTCCGGCGGGCGGACATCGCCTTCGCCAACCTGGAAACCCCCGTGGCCCCCCGGACGGGGCGCCCCGGCCGGCCCTTCCAGTTCAACGCCCCCGAGGACCTGCCGGCCGCCCTGCGGGCCTCCGGCATCGGCGTCGTCGCGGTGGCCAACAACCACGCCTTCGACCAGGGGCCCCGCGGCCTGACCGAGACCCTGGCGCGCCTGGGGGCCGCCGGCCTCGTCGCGGTGGGGGCGGGCGCCACCCGGGCCGAAGCCGAGACACCCCGGTTCGTGGAGGCCAAGGGGCTCAAGGTGGCCTTCCTGGCCTTCACGGACATCTTCAACGTCGACCTGAACACCCGCGCCGACCGGCCCTGGGTCCGGGGGATCGATCCCCCGGCGGCGGCCGCCGCCGTCCGGGCCGCCAGGGCCCAGGCCGACGCCGTGGTGGTCAGCGTCCACTGGGGGGCCGAATACCTGCACGCCCCCCTGGAGCGCCAGAAGCGCCTCGCCAAGGCGCTGGCCGACGCCGGCGCCGACGTCATCCTGGGCCACCACCCCCACGTCCTCCAGCCCGTCGACGTGCTGGCCTCCGGGGACCGCCGCACCGTGGTGGCCTACAGCCTGGGCAACTTCATCTCCAACCAGGACCGCATGTACCGGGCGGACCTCTTCCCCGTGGCCGGCGGCGACAGCCGGGACGGCGCCCTCTTCAGCTGCCGCCTCGTCAAGCTCCGGTACCTGGACGGCACCGAGCGCGTCCAGGTGGAGGAGGCCCGCTGCGAGCCCCTGTGGACCCTCAACAACTGGCGGGAGGCCGCCGGGCGCAAGACCCCCCGCCTCATCCGGGTCGTCCCCGCCACCCAGCGCCTCCTGGAGGCCGAAGCGGAGGTGGAGCGCCTGCGCGCCGCCGTCCCGCCCGACCGAGCGGCCCTGCTCGCCCAGCAGGAGACCGTGCGCACCCTGATGCTCCGGCGCGCCCGCGCCGAGGCCATCCTGGGCGCCCCCTTCGTGACCCAGGGGGCGCCCAGGCCCTGAGGGCCCTACTGGACGATGACCGAACCGTCCGACGCCACGGAGACCTTCGCGCCAACCAGGTGATCCACCCGCGGCTTCCTGGAGGAACCGGTCAGGTGGGCTTTCCCGCTCTTGGTGAGGATGGTGAACGGAACCGTCCCGCCTCCGAGGGGGCCCGTGCTGAACCGAAGTTTTACGGTTCCGGAAGCGGGGAGGGGATAGGTGCCGCCCGGGCTCAAGGTGGCCAAGAAGGTTCCCGCGCCATTCAGCACATCGACCTTGGGGGTGCCATGGCTGCTGTCCAGCAGGAGGTCCGCATCCTGCGCGTTCTTGCAATGGATGACGATGATGCCCGTGCCCGCCTGGGCGGTGGATGCGCCGGCGGCCGCCAGCACCAGGCTGGCGACCAGAAGGGTAGGAAATCGCATGGGGGTCCTTTCCGGAAAGGGCCGTTCTGACGGCCGACAGAAGATGGAATATAAATAATTTAATGTGATCCCCTGTCAAGGACGCCTCCCCCAAAAAGGCGAGGGGCCGGCGCCTTGGCGCCGGCCCCTCGCGTGGGACGGATCCGATCAGAAGCCGCCGGCGGCGCCTTCGGGCCTGTAGGTGATGCTGGCCTTGATGAAATCGCGGTTCATGCGGGCGATGGTGTCCAGGGTGATGCCCTTGGGACAGGCGGCCTCGCACTCGCCGTGGTTGGTGCAGGTGCCGAAGCCCTCCTTGTCCATCTGGGCGACCATGGCCCGGGCGCGGTTCATGCGCTCCGGCTGGCCCTGGGGCAGCAGGGCCAGGTGGCTGATCTTGGCGGCGGTGAAGAGCATGGCGCTGGCGTTGGGGCAGGCAGCCACGCAGGCCCCGCAGCCGATGCAGGCGGCCGCGTCGAAGGCCAGGTCGGCCTTCTGCTTTTCCACGGGGGTGGCGTTGGCGTCGCA
Encoded here:
- a CDS encoding BON domain-containing protein translates to MKAHVLTILLATGLGAAAQQPPPTPPPDRPTHEGRTHKHAQDQGAADADTALARQIRKELKETKGLSAKARALKVAAKGGQVTLRGTVATAEEKDQVEAIARRLAGEGKVTSEVKVKKAP
- the ribB gene encoding 3,4-dihydroxy-2-butanone-4-phosphate synthase, which translates into the protein MPMDRVEAAIQAFKEGRAVVLVDDPDRENEGDLIIPAETLNEEIMAMMIRECSGIVCLCIDDATARQLDLPQMVSHNNSKNGTAFTVSIEAKEGVTTGVSAHDRVVTIQTAIRPGARPDDLARPGHVFPLRAHSGGLACRRGHTEGAIELARMAGFRPAAVLCELMNPDGTMMRGRTLAWFAERNTFPLLSIQDLVEAQRPGTNLA
- a CDS encoding saccharopine dehydrogenase family protein, which codes for MKRICVLGAGRVGATLALDLAQDGAFEVTVADRSHVALDRLAAKGLRTHLADLAQPGAVQEAVAGCDLAVGAVPGFMGFTTLQAVLEAGRPMVDISFFPEDPFRLDGLARDKGLVAVMDAGVAPGCDNFILGDVVRRVDRVTSFECYVGGLPVVRTWPFEYKAGFSPVDVVEEYTRPARYVAHGQEIVMPALSEPELMDFPGIGTLEAFNTDGLRSIIRTVKAPFMKEKTLRYPGHIEKMRMLREAGFFSTEPVELNGVPVAPMDLTTRLLFPLWQMGEGDEDFTVMRVIVAGEKDGRPVRETWDLLDRYDRATGTTSMARTTGYTCTATVRLVAEGLWSEPGVAPPEVVGMKAGCWDFIRRDLAKRGVQWTRRDGTACP
- a CDS encoding radical SAM protein encodes the protein MKAHLDHRRAWQDFDYCYPVISRRSKGVSLGVNLNPDKVCNFDCVYCEVDRTTPPRRKDVDLDQLAREMEVLLDLVQSGELFQVPPFDSAAPHQRRLNDIAFSGDGEPTTLRAFPQAVARMAALRSRRGLRDLKLVLITDASRLQAPEIQEGLEILMDNGGEVWAKLDAGTEAHYQAIDRSKVPFQRILDNLAETAARWPIVIQTLFLAWQGQGPSDAEVEAYIGRLQAIRARGTLAGIQIYTVARPTPEPEARPLPATDLDRLAARVKDALPDVALEVFYGPA
- a CDS encoding CapA family protein encodes the protein MEVARIELAAVGDVLMHQDVKASAAQAPGGLGDLWSEVTPRFRRADIAFANLETPVAPRTGRPGRPFQFNAPEDLPAALRASGIGVVAVANNHAFDQGPRGLTETLARLGAAGLVAVGAGATRAEAETPRFVEAKGLKVAFLAFTDIFNVDLNTRADRPWVRGIDPPAAAAAVRAARAQADAVVVSVHWGAEYLHAPLERQKRLAKALADAGADVILGHHPHVLQPVDVLASGDRRTVVAYSLGNFISNQDRMYRADLFPVAGGDSRDGALFSCRLVKLRYLDGTERVQVEEARCEPLWTLNNWREAAGRKTPRLIRVVPATQRLLEAEAEVERLRAAVPPDRAALLAQQETVRTLMLRRARAEAILGAPFVTQGAPRP